A portion of the Stegostoma tigrinum isolate sSteTig4 chromosome 18, sSteTig4.hap1, whole genome shotgun sequence genome contains these proteins:
- the ascl1a gene encoding achaete-scute homolog 1a, which produces MGSSAKRLTSQQTYPQPACLYAAAPPNVQEVRLEPQQQKQQQPGSAGPSSSGKLKRQRCCSPELLRCKRRLNFSGFGYSLPPQQPAAVARRNERERNRVKLVNLGFATLREHVPNGSANKKMSKVETLRSAVEYIRALQQLLDEHDAVSAVFQAGLLSPNLSTEINSIASSPVSSCSSEEVASEPLSPEEQELLDFASWF; this is translated from the coding sequence ATGGGGAGCAGCGCGAAGAGACTGACCAGCCAGCAGACTTACCCTCAGCCCGCCTGCCTTTACGCCGCTGCTCCGCCGAATGTGCAGGAGGTCCGCCTGGAGCCGCAGCAACAAAAACAACAACAACCCGGTAGCGCCGGTCCGTCCTCCAGCGGCAAGCTGAAGAGGCAGCGTTGCTGCTCGCCCGAGTTACTGCGCTGTAAGAGGCGCCTGAATTTTAGCGGTTTCGGCTACAGCCTGCCCCCGCAGCAACCGGCAGCCGTGGCCCGGCGGAACGAGAGGGAGAGGAACCGGGTAAAGCTGGTTAACCTGGGCTTCGCCACCCTCCGGGAACACGTCCCGAACGGCAGCGCCAACAAGAAGATGAGCAAAGTGGAGACGCTGCGCTCGGCAGTGGAGTATATCCGTGCGCTACAGCAGCTTCTGGACGAACATGATGCAGTGAGCGCGGTTTTCCAGGCCGGCCTGCTCTCCCCCAACCTCTCCACCGAAATCAACTCCATCGCCAGCTCCCCTGtatcctcctgctcctctgaggaaGTAGCGAGCGAGCCTCTGAGTCCTGAGGAACAAGAACTCCTCGACTTCGCCAGCTGGTtttga